The window gggTGGATGGGGGACCGCTGTGCTGCACCGAGCATTAGAtcattctctctctgctcacaaCTACTCAGGGTGAGTGACGGTATGCAGATCCTGAAGGACTGAAATAAAGCTGCACACCTGCTACAGCTACTCTTTTTGTGTAATGTTGATTTTCCTCCTCTATATGACCATTTGTCATAAAATCAGCAAAGGCTATTTCATCTTAAAGAGTCTTAAGACAGTGGGACTGCTTGTTGGCCTGTGAGCATCTCAGATTTTCTGATGCTTTATGTGGGAagaacatgcaaacacattcgCATTAAATGAGCATTCAGATGTGTGATTTCCTGCTTCTCCTGAGGTAGGACCTCCTTtgtaagccccccccccccccagcagccaTGGACCCCCTCCCGGAGTACTCTCTGTTCCTGGTCCGGATCCTGGATGAGTTGGACACAAAGCACAACACCATGTCCTACCAGGACCTGTGTAAGTCCCTGTGCGCTCGCTTCGACCTGGTGCAGCTGGCAAAGCTCCGCAGCCTGCTGTTCTACACCGCCTGCCTGGACCCCGCCTTTCCAGCCACCCTCTTCAAGGACAAGATGCGCTGCTCCATGGAGGACCCACAGTCCAAGAAGCTCATGGTGGCAGCAGACATCGTCACCATGTTCAACTTGATCCAGATGAATGGAGGCATGGTCAAAGACAAGCTCCCCTTAGCACACAGAGGCAAGTTCCACAAGAACCAGTCGTTGGAGCTGTGCAGGTCTGATGATGACTCCTATAAGTTTCAGGACTGTGACAGGGGGCTTGGTTATGAGCACATAGATCACCCCAGAGCTGgacaccatcaccaccaccaacaccaacatcAACCTACCAAGCAGCACCCTGTGCCTCAGAGCATCACCCCCTCCGCTGACTGCAAGACCTGCCAACCGTTCATCCCCTCCTCGGACCCTAACTTCCTTCTTGGCGTCAACAAGGACCTGAAATGTAGAGCAGCGTCTCTGGACAAGCTGCACCACCTGCCCCAGTACTCCAGCAGCAGCCCGCCCTCTCCCCCATGTGACATAGAGAGCACCTACTTCCCCATGGATATGGACAGCGAGTGCACCACCGACCAGGAGTCCCTGCAGCACATGGGCCATCCAGAGCCCTTCTCTGTCCACTCCTGCATCCAGAAGAGGACCGTCTTCAAGGAGGACTTCCACAACTTCGTGGCCTTCTCCCCacaggtttgtgtttttattttctagaaaaaaaaaggacgTTGGAGATGGGGAGCAACTTGATGCACTGTTGATGTACCTCAGGGattcaaacaacacaacagcGTGTGAAGAGCAAAGAATGATTTTATGAGTATGTGTTGGGTGGACAGTAAATGAAAAGTGTGTCGTCCTGAAGAAAAAATTACACATTGTTTTAGAGGCAATGGAAAATGTATTCACATATTTAAGAAAAAGGTATTAAATtaacaaaaagagacacaaatggAAACCCTCTGTGCTAGTTTGCAGAATGGCCTGATTTAAACCTTATGAATACATATATCTAATTAAATATGCATATTATTATCTATGTATATTTACAGATATAATGTAGTGTATATGAGTATTGGGCAGGTTCGTTAAAAACACTTATATTCTGTgagtaaaatgtatgttttgaatTGAACAGGTATCAAATAAACAGGAGGAGAATAAAGTTCAATATTTCCATCTAAAATGTGGATAAGTAGAAATGCTAAGTAATATAAAATGGAAGACTCAATGGTCTACCATatattttgttacttttctttGCTGCAGAAATATAGGTAAAAAGGCAATGTTGTACttatatatgtatactgtaATTAGTAGACTAAACTCATGTCCTTTGTACAATCCCTAACATTGGTTGTCAAAGGATAAGTAATGTATTGTATGTATCCTTTTaagcacacatttaaatgcttGCATCACCTTTccagtctctgtctctctctctctctctctctctctctctctctctctctctctctctctctctctctctctctctctctcttattacATTACTTACACTTTTCTGTTTTATCTGACAGGCTGTTGCGCTGGTATATGAGTATAAAcaccacatttatttcttaTAGCATTTACCTCTTTTATCCTGCTGATCAGTGTTCCATATTAGAAGTATTATAATTCCCATTAACACAATTTCACTGAGAACTActtgaatgcttttttttaatgtttcactcCATTTGCAAAtggttatttttaatttattttttaattctagTTCTTACATGAACCCAAAGTGACAAAAAGTAAACTGTTgtgctgtgtttgctgtgttaatgtgttttaaaggtttaacaGTTCTCGTCTCATTAACTTCCTGTAGGTGAATCCCAGTAAAAGCAAGCAGGGCAGCAAGGCTGCTGAAGGCTACCACAAGAGGGAGCTGCACAAACCTACTACCTTCTTCAACCACAGCTTTGAACTGCCCTACAGTAACCCCTACTTTGAGCCAACACTCAACTCTCCTCTTCAGGACAGGAGGAGGGTGAAGCATGAGAGCCTGGACGACTTACAGGCCTCCACATACTTTGGTCCCACTACGGTCTCTGAgagcatcagcagcaggaagCACAGGAACAAAGCAGGGAAGCAGCCGTCATGGCCAGTGAAAAGCCTCAGTCTCAACACAGAAGAGGGGCCTCCAGAACTTGAAAGATCCTTTCTGAACAGCAGACCACTTAAAGAAAACCACCATTGCAATGTCCCCATTAGAAGAACTGACAATGAGCAGCATTTTCAGAGCCCAAAGGAAAAGGTGGTAGCTTCTCCTTCAGGGTTTGCAAAGAAAAGTGAAGGAATAAAAACCAAGGACGTAGCACTGATGACGAGTGGGCCGGTGGGTTTGGAGAAAAGAGAAGTAGCCAAAAGGTTCAGGGACAAAAACAGTCCGTCTTTTCCGGGAGTGGACAGCTCCTTTAGTGTTGGGACTCAAACAGAGCAGGctgagaagaagaaggggaaagAATACCAAACGAAGtacagtgacagagagaggcacGCCTTCAAACACTGTGAGGAGGACTCTGAGATCGTCAGCGATGACATAAGTGATATTTTCCGTTTTCTGGATGATATGAGTGTTTGTGACTCATTGGGAGTTGTCCAATCCTCATGCTACAACAGCAATGGCTCCCTCTCTCAGGTAACGCTGAAGTCTGAAGGCGACAGCTCCCCTGAACGCAACACGGTCAAACTAGCCAAGTCCAAGCTGGACCGCCTCTTCCATTCGCTGGAAAACACAGACGATGAGCTCAAATCCAGCGTGTGCAAGCTGGTCACGAGGATCGGTGAGATTGAGAAGAAGCTGGAGGGTCTGTCGGGGGTCCGCAGTGAAATCTCCCAGGTGCTTTCCAAACTCAACAAGCTGGACGAGAAGATCCAGGAGCCTGAGGCCAACGGGAGACATGGGGATACGGCGTCAACATCTGGAACCAAGGCCACCCCGGACAAGTTGCACCCCAACCCTCATCCACATCCCGACATCACCCTCTCACCTCGAGTTTTCCAGTGCCACACCACCGGTCACAACGTTAAAGTGGACAAGAGCCCCTCAGCGGAGTGGGGCTGCTCGGATGGGAACAGCGATAGCCTCAGGGTTAAAGCTCTGAGGAAGAGCATGTTCACCAGGAGGTCATCCCGCTCCCTCAACGAGGAGAACAGTGCTACTGAGTCAAAGGTCGCCAGCATCACCAACTCTCCCCGGGACTGGAGGACAGTGTCCTACTCCTGCCACCCTGGAGACGAGGGCCAGGACAGACAGCGGAAAGTCAAAGAGGTACAGACTGAtttaaattcacttttaaaggaaagagaaacactCATTATATGACTGATGTAGAACACTAAGCCTGGAGTCTGTAATAATTCAAGACAGCAGTTATCACACACTGTATGGATAATACCTACAGTGTGCTGCATCGAAAAACACAAGAAGTaagaacaaaaatatacatcATAAAAATATCTCTGGATAGAGACTAACAAATTATTGATAGGTACCTCGTTAGTTTCAGTTGTATGCTCTGCTGCAATGATTGTATTTAATACACTCGGCTATTATAACATTGTAATTCTTATAGTTTCAATTTTTtcattgttatatttataaaacTACATCAACTTGATCCCCCTGTCATCAGCCTCACAAGCTGTAAACCAACATATACAAATGATCCctaacatattattttataaatgtgtaatgGTAAACTTGTCGGTAAGCAGTTGCCTATTGACACAGACCCAACAGAGATATCAACATGTTGAAGTTGTGTTTGTGCTCAGCCTTTCAGCTCTGTTTTTTGCCTCCTCCAACTCCTGAGAGAAATATCTGTTTCTAGCTGCTCAATGCAACACTGTGTGCACTATAGGGactatttcacttttttcccaTGATCAACCCTTGTTAACTGATCATTAAACCCTAAGCAACATTAGTGCCCTGCATGAAAGGGTTCTGTGGTAGAAATTCCTAACAAGCCTCCCAGGTGGAGCAATTATCACACAAACAGGTTTAATTCATCAGTTATCGGCAGCTGcagcgagacagagagagtcCTGTCTGCAGAGATATCTCCAGGGTGTTTAGTGGAGGTTCATGCAATCTAGGGCCACTTTTCCAGGATCCTTAGAGGGggcctattctgctcatttgaggttcatatcagtatgtagcgtctctactttaaagagtcctctcctgctgatgttcaggtgtattcagtatgtagcgtctctgctttaaagagtcctctcctgctgatgttcaggtgtatatcagtatgtagcgtctgtactttaaagagtcctctcctgctgatgttcaggtgtatatcagtatgtagtgtctctactttaaagagtcctctcctgctgatgttcaggtgtatatcagtatgtagtgtctctactttaaagagtcctctcctgctgatgttcaggtgtatcagtatgtagtgtctctactttaaagagtcctctcctgctgatgttcaggtgtatatcagtatgtagtgtctctactttaaagagtcctctcctgctgatgttcaggtgtatatcagtatgtagtgtctgtactttaaagagtcctctcctgctgatgttcaggtgtatatcagtatgtagtgtctctactttaaagagtcctctcctgctgatgttcaggtgtatatcagtatgtagtgtctgtactttaaagagtcctctcctgctgatgttcaggtgtatatcagtatgtagcgtctctactttaaagagtcctctgctgctgatgttcagctgtatatcagtatgtagtgtctctactttaaagagtcctctcctgctgatgttcaggtgtatatcagtatgtagtgtctctactttaaagagtcctctcctgctgatgttcaggtgtatatcagtatgtagcgtctctactttaaagagtcctctcctgctgatgttcaggtgtatatcagtatgtagtgtctctactttaaagagtcctctcctgctgatgttcaggtgtatatcagtatgtagcgtctctactttaaagagtcgtctcctgctgatgttcaggtgtatatcagtatgtagtgtctctactttaaagagtcctctcctg of the Eleginops maclovinus isolate JMC-PN-2008 ecotype Puerto Natales chromosome 4, JC_Emac_rtc_rv5, whole genome shotgun sequence genome contains:
- the minar1 gene encoding major intrinsically disordered Notch2-binding receptor 1 → MDPLPEYSLFLVRILDELDTKHNTMSYQDLCKSLCARFDLVQLAKLRSLLFYTACLDPAFPATLFKDKMRCSMEDPQSKKLMVAADIVTMFNLIQMNGGMVKDKLPLAHRGKFHKNQSLELCRSDDDSYKFQDCDRGLGYEHIDHPRAGHHHHHQHQHQPTKQHPVPQSITPSADCKTCQPFIPSSDPNFLLGVNKDLKCRAASLDKLHHLPQYSSSSPPSPPCDIESTYFPMDMDSECTTDQESLQHMGHPEPFSVHSCIQKRTVFKEDFHNFVAFSPQVNPSKSKQGSKAAEGYHKRELHKPTTFFNHSFELPYSNPYFEPTLNSPLQDRRRVKHESLDDLQASTYFGPTTVSESISSRKHRNKAGKQPSWPVKSLSLNTEEGPPELERSFLNSRPLKENHHCNVPIRRTDNEQHFQSPKEKVVASPSGFAKKSEGIKTKDVALMTSGPVGLEKREVAKRFRDKNSPSFPGVDSSFSVGTQTEQAEKKKGKEYQTKYSDRERHAFKHCEEDSEIVSDDISDIFRFLDDMSVCDSLGVVQSSCYNSNGSLSQVTLKSEGDSSPERNTVKLAKSKLDRLFHSLENTDDELKSSVCKLVTRIGEIEKKLEGLSGVRSEISQVLSKLNKLDEKIQEPEANGRHGDTASTSGTKATPDKLHPNPHPHPDITLSPRVFQCHTTGHNVKVDKSPSAEWGCSDGNSDSLRVKALRKSMFTRRSSRSLNEENSATESKVASITNSPRDWRTVSYSCHPGDEGQDRQRKVKEAERERQYEFPQAHRPSKPPKESYLSEQVFSPHPFTPSIKAHVKGSPLYTDLRISSLSEGPRGQPSWTLEEFKRNSGEKGKQLTALDLQTQESLNPNNLEYWMEDVYTPGYDSLLKRKEAEFRRARVCKIAALIAAATCTVILVIVVPICTMKT